One Brassica napus cultivar Da-Ae chromosome A5, Da-Ae, whole genome shotgun sequence DNA window includes the following coding sequences:
- the LOC125608976 gene encoding non-specific lipid-transfer protein 2-like — protein MVMIKASWVSLFAIAAVLLVILAPAAEAVTCSPMQLSPCAQAITSSSPPSALCCAKLKEQKPCLCGYMRNPSLRRFVSSPNARKVSNRCKLPIPRC, from the coding sequence atggtgATGATCAAGGCTTCATGGGTGTCCCTTTTCGCCATCGCGGCGGTTCTCCTAGTGATTCTAGCCCCGGCGGCAGAAGCAGTGACGTGCTCGCCAATGCAGCTAAGCCCATGTGCGCAGGCGATAACGTCGTCTTCTCCACCGTCAGCGTTGTGCTGCGCGAAGCTGAAGGAGCAGAAGCCATGCTTATGTGGGTACATGAGAAACCCTAGCCTCCGTCGCTTCGTCAGCTCTCCCAACGCTCGTAAAGTCTCTAACCGCTGCAAGCTCCCCATCCCAAGGTGTTGA